A portion of the Melanotaenia boesemani isolate fMelBoe1 chromosome 2, fMelBoe1.pri, whole genome shotgun sequence genome contains these proteins:
- the cd7al gene encoding cd7 antigen-like, giving the protein MKTHPTCVLLFLQLVEANAQLVFKHLKEGQSLGLSLVLQQDHSSLAGLHLYHRGAQSQTTLLSLAEGRENRVDSGLQARLQLRGGLKSIKINVSIAHLQRSDTGLYMWEMRYREENGSHQIILDAQKIFLLVEEEGTSCQCSNSYVPLLMTMSAAAGLLLLAFSWMIIERCVKAKNHQTSQPHAPIYEEMSRKQPPSPENNHRASSHLEEVNFPVYANPNIRQPQDNYYACPRQLTLRA; this is encoded by the exons ATGAAGACACACCCGACTTGTGTTCTCCTTTTCCTTCAGCTTGTTGAAG ccaatgcACAGCTGGTCTTTAAGCATCTCAAAGAGGGTCAGTCTCTGGGGCTCTCATTAGTCCTTCAGCAGGACCACAGCAGCTTGGCGGGCCTCCACCTGTACCACCGCGGTGCTCAGAGTCAGACCACTCTGCTGTCCCTGGCTGAGGGCAGGGAGAACAGGGTTGACTCTGGGCTTCAGGCACGTCTGCAGCTCCGTGGAGGACTGAAGTCCATCAAGATCAATGTGAGCATCGCTCACTTACAGCGGAGCGACACAGGACTTTACATGTGGGAGATGAGATACAGAGAAGAGAACGGCTCACATCAGATCATCCTTGATGCACAGAAGATTTTCTTGTTGGTTGAAGAAGAGG GGACTTCATGCCAGTGCTCTAACAGTTACGTCCCTCTGCTGATGACCATGTCTGCAGCAGCAGGTCTTCTCCTGCTGGCATTCAGTTGGATGATCATAGAGAGATGT GTGAAGGCGAAGAATCATCAAACATCACAGCCTCATGCCCCCATCTATGAGGAAATGAGCAGGAAGCAGCCTCCAAGCCCTGAAAATAACCACAGGGCCTCCTCACACCTGGAGGAAGTCAACTTCCCCGTCTACGCCAACCCAAACATCCGGCAGCCGCAGGACAACTACTACGCCTGTCCCAGACAGCTCACACTCAGAGCCTGA
- the LOC121657186 gene encoding zona pellucida sperm-binding protein 3-like, whose translation MQDAPLQSPLPQQSQVPSHGLAQEQVNTVSVICHPDSLEVVIQADMFAVGAPVHSSELRLGVEYNKLCMAKASGDVYRILVRLEDCGTRHWMTKDALVYTNLLIYSPMASPDGIIRMDEAVIPLECHYQRKYSLSSSSLVPTWIPFTSTQATVETLQFNLRIMTDDWNYERAANVFYLGEPIKMEASVRLGHHTGLRVFLSSCVATLEPDIHSDPKYIFIENGCLVDSQLPDSKAHFLIRTQDEKLQLVFDAFKFHNDDRGELYITCHLNAAPVTDTESPNKACTFINGRWRSADGNDYLCGYCKSQNDPVSKGLPGSFGPRGFGIPAEFEPMWRSSLKSSQVWDHEARIGPVTVLSSRKSGPLPAEQLPPALLKIYRPALYGSHWRSGINQIDLEKGLLPGPSTPELDEEDDNETTPKGDEELDELVSNFKMKAFESAMDKNTTAFSDITTSEFDLDIPPTNATATESDLSEMIDPKK comes from the exons ATGCAGGATGCTCCTCTTCAAAGTCctctgcctcagcagagccaggTACCCTCACATGGTTTGGCCCAGGAGCAGGTGAACACAGTCAGTGTGATCTGCCATCCTGACTCACTGGAGGTTGTGATCCAAGCTGACATGTTTGCAGTTGGAGCTCCTGTTCACAGCAGTGAGCTGCGCCTTGGAGTGGAGTATAATAAGTTATGCATGGCTAAAGCTTCAGGAGATGTGTACAGGATCCTGGTTAGACTAGAGGACTGTGGCACCAGACACTGG ATGACCAAGGATGCCCTGGTCTACACAAACCTTCTCATCTACTCTCCAATGGCTTCCCCTGATGGGATCATTCGGATGGATGAGGCTGTAATTCCACTTGAGTGTCACTATCAGag GAAGTACAGTCTGTCCAGCTCTTCACTCGTGCCAACTTGGATCCCCTTCACATCTACTCAGGCTACAGTAGAAACTCTGCAGTTTAACTTGAGGATTATGACTG ATGACTGGAACTATGAAAGGGCTGCCAATGTGTTTTACCTTGGTGAACCCATCAAGATGGAGGCTTCTGTCAGACTTGGGCACCACACTGGACTCAGGGTGTTTTTGAGCAGCTGTGTGGCTACACTTGAACCAGATATACACTCTGATcccaaatacatttttattgaaaatgg GTGCCTGGTTGACTCCCAGCTTCCAGACTCAAAGGCCCACTTCTTGATCAGAACACAGGATGAGAAGCTGCAACTGGTCTTTGATGCTTTTAAATTCCACAATGATGACAGAGGAGAG CTCTACATCACATGCCACTTAAATGCTGCACCAGTAACTGATACTGAATCCCCAAACAAAGCCTGCACCTTCATTAATGGAAG ATGGCGGTCAGCTGATGGGAATGACTACTTGTGTGGATATTGTAAAAGCCAAAACGACCCTGTCAGTAAGGGCTTACCTGGCAGCTTTGGCCCTCGAGGATTTGGGATACCTGCAGAATTTGAACCCATGTGGCGAAGTAGCCTAAAATCCTCACAAG TATGGGACCATGAGGCAAGAATTGGTCCAGTGACTGTTTTGTCATCACGAAAGAGTGGTCCCCTGCCTGCAGAACAGCTCCCACCAGCTCTCCTTAAAATCTACCGGCCTGCGCTGTATGGCAGCCACTGGCGAAGTGGCATAAACCAGATTG ATCTGGAGAAAGGTCTGCTTCCTGGCCCCTCTACACCAGAActagatgaagaggatgacaaTGAAACTACACCAAAGG GTGATGAGGAACTTGACGAATTGGTCTCTAACTTCAAGATGAAGGCTTTTGAGTCGGCAATGGACAAGAACACCACAGCCTTCAGTGACATCACCACCTCAGAGTTTGACTTGGATATTCCACCAACTAATGCGACTGCTACTGAATCTGACCTTTCGGAAATGATTGAccctaaaaaataa
- the LOC121650535 gene encoding zona pellucida sperm-binding protein 3-like isoform X1, with the protein MVFAGYSASLALLILFAFGVADAIRTLKEGPMIDEEGREYKSAPLAENSGPKSSDRSTVRVQCTEVSMIVFIQADFFKTGRHVSPEELFLGDDKHSKNSRCQAVDAGNDEYVIEAELHECGSKLSISDDDVIYSNKLIYMPAFSHHGITRMTEAVVPVACHYKRTHIVSSNAQHQPLTFSKRAKFSAGNSAFSLKLMTDDWSREMFSSTFHLGDLLHLEASYTGPDQRRVFIDSCVATLTPDPTSVPRYYFIENHGCLTDAKEGGSKARFQPRSRANSLQFQLDAFLFRNDLRNTVFLTCELKAIPKIWRNSLINKACNYIHSRWNNVDGNDGVCQCCDGFCHKRPHMDDMICDIVTLGPLKIFPRK; encoded by the exons ATGGTGTTTGCAGGTTATTCAGCTTCTTTGGCACTGCTGATATTGTTTGCCTTTGGAGTTGCAGATGCCATTCGAACTCTAAAAGAAGGTCCAATGATAGATGAGGAGGGAAGGGAATATAAATCAGCTCCCTTAGCAGAAAACAGCGGACCAAAGTCCAGTGACAGATCTACTGTCCGTGTACAGTGCACAGAAGTGTCTATGATTGTCTTCATACAGGCTGACTTTTTCAAAACCGGGCGTCATGTGTCCCCAGAGGAGCTGTTTTTGGGAGATGACAAACATTCAAAGAACAGTCGGTGCCAAGCTGtagatgctgggaatgatgaaTATGTCATTGAAGCGGAGTTGCACGAGTGTGGCTCCAAATTATCT ATATCGGATGATGATGTGATCTACTCAAACAAGCTGATATACATGCCAGCTTTCAGTCACCACGGTATCACAAGGATGACTGAAGCTGTAGTTCCTGTTGCCTGCCACTATAAAAG GACACACATTGTGAGCAGTAATGCTCAGCATCAGCCGCTCACCTTCTCCAAACGGGCAAAGTTTTCAGCAGGCAACTCGGCTTTTTCTCTGAAGCTGATGACCG ATGACTGGTCAAGGGAGATGTTCTCCAGTACCTTCCACCTTGGAGACTTGCTGCACCTTGAAGCATCGTACActggaccagaccagagacGAGTCTTCATCGACAGCTGTGTTGCCACTCTGACGCCTGATCCAACATCAGTGCCCAGATACTACTTCATTGAAAACCACGG GTGCCTCACTGACGCAAAAGAGGGTGGCTCAAAAGCTCGGTTTCAACCCAGATCGAGGGCGAATTCCCTTCAGTTCCAGCTTGATGCCTTCCTATTTCGTAACGATTTAAGGAACACG gtttttctaACTTGTGAACTCAAAGCTATACCTAAAATATGGAGAAACAGCCTCATCAACAAGGCTTGTAATTACATACATTcaag GTGGAATAATGTGGATGGAAATGATGGTGTGTGTCAGTGTTGTGATGGTTTCTGCCATAAGAGACCACACATGG ATGACATGATTTGTGACATTGTGACTCTCGGCCCTCTGAAAATTTTTCCCAGGAAGTGA
- the LOC121650535 gene encoding zona pellucida sperm-binding protein 3-like isoform X2, which produces MILIVPPQLTSHCFQLSSAEELFLGDDKHSKNSRCQAVDAGNDEYVIEAELHECGSKLSISDDDVIYSNKLIYMPAFSHHGITRMTEAVVPVACHYKRTHIVSSNAQHQPLTFSKRAKFSAGNSAFSLKLMTDDWSREMFSSTFHLGDLLHLEASYTGPDQRRVFIDSCVATLTPDPTSVPRYYFIENHGCLTDAKEGGSKARFQPRSRANSLQFQLDAFLFRNDLRNTVFLTCELKAIPKIWRNSLINKACNYIHSRWNNVDGNDGVCQCCDGFCHKRPHMDDMICDIVTLGPLKIFPRK; this is translated from the exons ATGATCTTAATTGTCCCACCTCAGCTAACGAGTCATTGCTTCCAGCTGTCCTCTGCAG AGGAGCTGTTTTTGGGAGATGACAAACATTCAAAGAACAGTCGGTGCCAAGCTGtagatgctgggaatgatgaaTATGTCATTGAAGCGGAGTTGCACGAGTGTGGCTCCAAATTATCT ATATCGGATGATGATGTGATCTACTCAAACAAGCTGATATACATGCCAGCTTTCAGTCACCACGGTATCACAAGGATGACTGAAGCTGTAGTTCCTGTTGCCTGCCACTATAAAAG GACACACATTGTGAGCAGTAATGCTCAGCATCAGCCGCTCACCTTCTCCAAACGGGCAAAGTTTTCAGCAGGCAACTCGGCTTTTTCTCTGAAGCTGATGACCG ATGACTGGTCAAGGGAGATGTTCTCCAGTACCTTCCACCTTGGAGACTTGCTGCACCTTGAAGCATCGTACActggaccagaccagagacGAGTCTTCATCGACAGCTGTGTTGCCACTCTGACGCCTGATCCAACATCAGTGCCCAGATACTACTTCATTGAAAACCACGG GTGCCTCACTGACGCAAAAGAGGGTGGCTCAAAAGCTCGGTTTCAACCCAGATCGAGGGCGAATTCCCTTCAGTTCCAGCTTGATGCCTTCCTATTTCGTAACGATTTAAGGAACACG gtttttctaACTTGTGAACTCAAAGCTATACCTAAAATATGGAGAAACAGCCTCATCAACAAGGCTTGTAATTACATACATTcaag GTGGAATAATGTGGATGGAAATGATGGTGTGTGTCAGTGTTGTGATGGTTTCTGCCATAAGAGACCACACATGG ATGACATGATTTGTGACATTGTGACTCTCGGCCCTCTGAAAATTTTTCCCAGGAAGTGA